From a region of the Impatiens glandulifera chromosome 4, dImpGla2.1, whole genome shotgun sequence genome:
- the LOC124936020 gene encoding nudix hydrolase 25-like, translating into MEDLPSGYRPNVGVCLINSNDQVFVASRLNVPGAWQMPQGGIEDDEDPKSAAMRALREETGITSTEIVSEVPKWITYDFPPAVKTKVNRLWGGEWHGQAQKWYLMRLMSNDESEINLANGEADAGFSDWKWVSPEEVVEQAVEYKRPLYEEVMRTFETYFAGTAKAAKCLSTKW; encoded by the exons ATGGAAGATTTACCATCTGGGTATCGCCCAAATGTTGGCGTTTGTCTCATCAATTCAAACGATCAG GTTTTTGTAGCTTCTAGATTGAATGTTCCAGGAGCATGGCAAATGCCTCAG GGAGgaattgaagatgatgaagatcCAAAATCTGCTGCAATGAGAGCTTTGCGTGAAGAAACTGGCATAACCTCTACTGAAATAGTATCTGAG GTCCCAAAATGGATTACTTATGATTTCCCACCTGCTGTGAAGACCAAAGTGAACCGTCTTTGGGGTGGTGAATGGCATGGCCAGGCTCAAAAATG GTACCTTATGAGGTTAATGAGTAACGATGAAAGTGAGATTAACTTAGCCAATGGAGAAGCAGATGCTGGTTTCTCGGATTGGAAATGGGTTAGTCCCGAAGAGGTTGTTGAACAG GCGGTAGAGTACAAGAGACCTTTGTACGAGGAAGTGATGAGAACCTTCGAAACATACTTCGCTGGAACCGCCAAAGCGGCTAAATGCCTATCCACGAAATGGTGA
- the LOC124936019 gene encoding homeobox-leucine zipper protein HOX3-like — MAGLPTNPSNLDLSISMPGFSTGTSFVRDLDINQVPTRGGVGEEECVDDDDDTNAGAGGGPPWKKLRLTKEQSRLLEESFQQNHTLNPKQKETLAMKLMVKPRQVEVWFQNRRARSKLKQTEIECEYLKRWFGSLTEQNKLLRKEVEELRALRVAPPPNSCEPMSAGTLSMCPRCERVTATTTAANASSDINRTLSDKAQMFPTRHPSAAC; from the exons ATGGCGGGTTTGCCCACAAACCCTTCTAACCTAGATTTATCCATCTCCATGCCTGGTTTTTCTACTG gGACTAGTTTTGTGAGAGATTTGGACATAAATCAAGTTCCTACAAGAGGAGGAGTGGGAGAGGAGGAATGTGTTGACGACGATGATGATACTAACGCCGGCGCCGGCGGAGGACCGCCGTGGAAGAAACTCCGGCTGACGAAAGAACAATCTAGACTTCTTGAAGAAAGTTTTCAACAAAATCATACCTTAAATCCA AAACAAAAGGAAACATTGGCAATGAAGCTGATGGTGAAGCCGAGGCAAGTGGAGGTGTGGTTTCAAAATAGGAGAGCCAG GAGTAAGCTAAAGCAAACAGAAATAGAATGTGAGTACTTAAAAAGGTGGTTCGGGTCTTTAACCGAGCAAAACAAGTTGCTCCGGAAGGAGGTGGAGGAGCTTCGGGCTTTGAGGGTGGCGCCGCCACCCAACAGCTGCGAGCCAATGTCGGCTGGCACCCTCTCCATGTGCCCCCGGTGCGAGCGAGTCACCGCCACCACAACTGCAGCCAATGCCTCGAGCGACATCAACAGGACCTTGTCGGATAAAGCCCAGATGTTCCCGACCCGTCATCCTTCAGCTGCTTGCTAG